The uncultured Ilyobacter sp. genome has a segment encoding these proteins:
- a CDS encoding ABC-F family ATP-binding cassette domain-containing protein yields MSILNVSNVSHGFGSRVILEDASFRLLKGEHVGLVGANGEGKSTFLNIITGKLMPDEGDVSWCNHITTGYLDQYSTLERGKSIRDILKSAFSAMFELEKETMALYEKMADCTPEEMDAILEEVGEIQSILESSDFYNLDSKIEEYAAGLGLLEIGLDRDVSELSGGQRAKILLAKVLLENPMILILDEPTNFLDENHIVWLKNFLKNYENAFILVSHDIPFLNEVTNVIYHIEKAVLTRYTGDYYQFRDMYELKKRQIEMAYKKQQKEIANLEDFIARNKARVATTNMAKDRQKKLDRMEIIEIAREKPKPIFGFKTARTPSREIIEVKDLVIGYDDPLTRALNFSIERNQKIAIRGVNGLGKSTLLNTILGKIQPICGEVEHGQFLEIGYFKQEEESSNTPALNEFWDEFPSFTNAEARAALARCGLTNDHITSQMRVLSGGENTKVRLAKIMNREINFLVLDEPTNHLDIDAKEELKRAIKEFQGTVVMVSHEPDFYMDIATEIWDVENWTTKVV; encoded by the coding sequence ATGAGTATTTTAAACGTTAGTAATGTAAGCCACGGATTTGGATCTAGAGTAATTTTAGAGGACGCGTCTTTTCGTCTGCTAAAAGGTGAACATGTGGGACTGGTAGGTGCCAACGGAGAGGGGAAGTCGACTTTCCTGAATATCATAACGGGTAAGCTCATGCCTGACGAAGGGGATGTGAGCTGGTGCAACCATATAACAACTGGGTATCTAGACCAATATAGCACCCTTGAAAGGGGAAAAAGCATAAGGGATATTTTAAAATCAGCTTTTTCCGCTATGTTTGAACTGGAAAAAGAAACAATGGCCCTCTATGAAAAGATGGCAGACTGTACACCTGAAGAGATGGATGCTATCCTTGAAGAGGTGGGGGAGATACAGAGTATCTTAGAGAGCTCTGATTTTTATAATTTAGATTCTAAAATCGAGGAGTATGCTGCAGGGCTGGGCCTCCTTGAGATTGGATTAGACAGAGATGTGTCTGAGCTTTCTGGTGGTCAGAGAGCCAAGATTTTGCTTGCAAAGGTACTCCTTGAAAATCCTATGATTCTGATACTGGATGAGCCTACTAACTTTTTGGATGAAAACCACATTGTCTGGCTGAAAAATTTCCTAAAAAATTATGAAAATGCCTTTATTCTGGTATCTCACGACATTCCTTTTTTAAATGAGGTTACAAATGTGATATACCACATTGAAAAAGCTGTCCTCACAAGATACACAGGAGACTACTATCAGTTTAGGGATATGTATGAATTAAAGAAGCGTCAGATAGAGATGGCCTATAAAAAACAGCAGAAAGAGATAGCCAATTTGGAGGATTTTATTGCCAGAAATAAGGCCCGTGTTGCCACGACAAATATGGCAAAGGACAGACAGAAAAAACTAGATCGTATGGAGATTATAGAGATAGCCAGGGAGAAACCAAAACCTATTTTTGGATTTAAGACTGCCCGCACTCCCTCTAGAGAGATTATAGAGGTAAAGGATCTGGTTATAGGTTATGATGACCCGCTGACAAGGGCTCTTAATTTCTCTATAGAGCGTAACCAGAAGATCGCCATAAGAGGTGTCAACGGGCTGGGGAAATCCACCTTACTGAATACTATTTTGGGAAAAATACAGCCTATCTGCGGAGAGGTAGAGCATGGACAGTTTCTGGAAATAGGTTATTTTAAGCAGGAGGAGGAGAGCAGTAATACTCCGGCTCTGAATGAATTTTGGGATGAATTTCCAAGCTTCACAAATGCTGAAGCCAGGGCTGCTTTGGCCAGATGCGGACTGACAAATGACCATATTACCAGTCAGATGAGGGTCTTGTCTGGAGGAGAAAATACAAAAGTAAGATTGGCTAAAATAATGAACAGAGAGATTAACTTTTTAGTTTTAGATGAGCCTACAAATCACTTGGACATAGATGCCAAGGAGGAATTGAAGCGGGCTATTAAAGAATTCCAGGGGACGGTAGTTATGGTTAGCCATGAGCCTGATTTCTACATGGATATAGCCACGGAAATCTGGGATGTAGAAAATTGGACCACAAAGGTGGTATAG
- a CDS encoding lecithin retinol acyltransferase family protein yields the protein MKIKAGDIIKVSRKNKKNYQYGLYIGQEEVIYYVETLEIKGRVIKTTLEDFRKKNGIIEIVDFPATRDGRSTVVKSEEFMKKKNLVSKGTWPEWFVSQFDEYVLSTIWDTIQRAKSRLDKVEEPVFNNGEHFVWWCKVELKRKDKKEGKLDEFFNPTTPLARFPLSKKPSSVK from the coding sequence ATGAAAATCAAAGCAGGAGATATAATAAAAGTCTCCAGAAAAAACAAGAAAAACTACCAGTATGGTTTATACATAGGACAGGAAGAGGTCATCTATTACGTAGAAACCCTTGAAATAAAAGGAAGGGTAATTAAAACTACCTTAGAAGATTTCAGAAAGAAAAACGGGATCATTGAAATTGTAGATTTTCCAGCGACTAGAGATGGAAGAAGCACAGTAGTAAAATCAGAGGAATTTATGAAAAAGAAAAATCTGGTATCTAAGGGAACATGGCCGGAGTGGTTTGTTTCCCAGTTTGATGAATATGTATTGAGCACAATATGGGATACAATACAGAGAGCCAAGAGCAGACTAGATAAAGTGGAAGAACCGGTATTTAACAACGGAGAACATTTTGTATGGTGGTGCAAGGTGGAGCTGAAAAGAAAAGATAAAAAAGAGGGTAAATTGGACGAGTTTTTTAATCCAACAACGCCACTAGCAAGATTTCCTCTGTCTAAAAAACCATCGTCAGTTAAATAG
- a CDS encoding DUF2188 domain-containing protein gives MAKNQHVVPYDGEWGVRGEGNERVTKITLTQKGAIEIAEKIARHQKLDTKIHGKDGKIRAGNNYIHTEPHKN, from the coding sequence ATGGCTAAAAATCAACATGTTGTCCCATACGACGGTGAGTGGGGTGTAAGGGGCGAAGGTAACGAACGAGTGACTAAAATTACACTAACTCAGAAAGGAGCCATAGAGATAGCAGAAAAAATAGCAAGACATCAAAAATTAGACACTAAAATTCACGGTAAAGACGGTAAAATCAGAGCAGGAAACAACTATATCCACACCGAACCACATAAAAATTAA
- a CDS encoding multidrug resistance efflux transporter family protein, which yields MKWSTIGFGIFYAPLCFAARSGPSWLIASTWQITIIAGALLSPLFYIEKTDGGNVKKIRGKIPVKSLGISLLILIGVFIMQADQISAITSKEIVRGILPVIIAAFAYPFGNRKMMEVCRGKIDTYQRVLGMTVASLPFWIILSAYGVARIGAPSGPQIIQSLLVAISSGVMATILFFKATDLTKGDSQKMAVVEATQSGELIFSLMGEIFILGGAFPTTISFTGIIFVIGGMVFHSLSSESLT from the coding sequence CTGAAATGGAGCACAATTGGATTTGGGATATTTTATGCCCCTCTGTGTTTTGCTGCCAGATCAGGCCCTTCCTGGCTTATAGCCAGTACGTGGCAGATCACTATTATAGCAGGTGCCTTGCTTTCACCATTGTTTTATATAGAGAAAACAGATGGCGGTAATGTCAAAAAAATCAGAGGAAAAATTCCTGTGAAAAGTCTCGGTATCTCTCTTCTCATATTAATCGGTGTATTTATAATGCAGGCTGATCAGATCTCTGCCATAACCTCAAAAGAGATAGTACGAGGAATCCTTCCGGTTATAATAGCAGCTTTTGCCTATCCTTTTGGAAACAGAAAGATGATGGAAGTCTGCAGGGGGAAGATAGATACCTACCAGAGAGTTTTAGGGATGACGGTTGCTAGCCTCCCTTTCTGGATTATATTGTCTGCATATGGAGTTGCACGTATAGGGGCACCTAGCGGACCACAGATAATTCAATCCCTCCTAGTAGCAATTAGTTCAGGAGTAATGGCTACTATATTATTTTTTAAGGCTACAGACCTTACAAAAGGAGATAGCCAAAAGATGGCCGTTGTTGAGGCTACACAATCTGGAGAACTTATTTTTTCTCTCATGGGGGAGATTTTTATTCTAGGCGGTGCATTTCCTACCACTATATCATTTACAGGAATTATATTTGTCATCGGTGGCATGGTTTTTCATAGTCTTTCATCTGAGAGTCTGACATAA
- a CDS encoding XRE family transcriptional regulator, producing MKELSEVIGKNLKEIRKKQNLSLDETSRLTGVSKPMLGQIERGQSNPTVSTLWKIATGLKVPFSEFMKKSAADYEIVSLKNIDPVLECGEDMKIYTMFPFNNEENFEILYIKLESGAVHKSQRHRDEVKEYVFVIEGILNMKIGSETLTIKKGEALKFKANIDHEYSNLNKEECFFQNIIVYQNTNQNQV from the coding sequence ATGAAAGAATTAAGTGAAGTTATAGGAAAAAATCTAAAAGAGATAAGAAAAAAACAGAATCTCAGCCTAGACGAAACCTCTAGACTCACAGGAGTAAGTAAGCCTATGCTAGGGCAGATAGAAAGAGGCCAGTCAAATCCCACTGTTTCCACTCTCTGGAAAATAGCCACGGGATTAAAAGTTCCCTTCTCAGAGTTTATGAAAAAGTCGGCAGCGGACTATGAAATTGTTTCCTTAAAAAATATAGATCCCGTCTTAGAATGCGGAGAAGATATGAAAATTTACACCATGTTTCCCTTTAATAATGAGGAAAATTTTGAGATTTTATATATTAAACTAGAATCTGGGGCTGTACACAAATCTCAAAGACATAGGGATGAAGTAAAGGAATATGTCTTTGTAATAGAGGGGATACTCAATATGAAAATAGGGTCAGAGACTCTGACTATAAAAAAAGGAGAAGCCCTGAAATTCAAGGCAAATATAGATCACGAATATTCAAATTTGAATAAGGAAGAGTGTTTTTTTCAAAATATAATAGTTTATCAGAACACAAATCAAAATCAGGTGTGA
- a CDS encoding methyltransferase domain-containing protein: protein MNDSKKYLYVINYPAYEEELCMLEMRALFGREPEDKVLISQMKFNPSNSIFIKKRLEIIHEKDTLQEILDHLEKDEIHLKDFKCEYLRLQNGNISYEERIKSTREVGLRIIGNSTMTEPEIIVGVTKYNDKWFLGINENNDCKWHLHETKPCSYSNSLSVRTARVLVNIASKGDLKKKVIDPCCGVGTTLVEGLSMGYDIFGYEINPKIVKNAKENLKHFNLETKIIKKDMHEIKENYDASIIDIPYGLFSHTTEKDQQDIINTARRISKRMVMVSFEILDEMVLNAGFEIMDRGTVTKGTFKRYILVCQ, encoded by the coding sequence ATGAATGATTCAAAAAAATATCTATATGTTATAAATTATCCGGCATATGAAGAGGAGCTTTGTATGCTAGAGATGAGGGCCTTGTTTGGTAGAGAGCCAGAGGACAAGGTGCTTATTTCTCAAATGAAATTTAATCCTTCCAATAGTATTTTTATAAAAAAAAGACTGGAGATAATCCACGAAAAGGATACCCTACAGGAAATTTTGGATCATTTGGAAAAAGATGAGATACACCTAAAAGATTTTAAATGTGAATACTTGAGACTCCAAAACGGGAATATAAGCTATGAAGAGAGAATCAAGAGTACAAGAGAGGTAGGCCTCAGAATAATTGGAAACTCAACTATGACAGAACCTGAAATCATTGTGGGAGTAACCAAGTATAATGATAAATGGTTTTTAGGGATAAATGAAAATAATGACTGCAAATGGCATCTCCATGAAACCAAACCATGCTCCTACTCAAACTCTTTGAGTGTAAGGACGGCAAGAGTACTGGTGAATATAGCATCAAAAGGAGATCTAAAGAAAAAAGTAATAGATCCATGCTGCGGAGTAGGAACTACCCTCGTAGAAGGCCTATCCATGGGGTATGATATCTTTGGCTATGAAATAAACCCGAAAATAGTAAAAAATGCAAAAGAGAACCTGAAACACTTCAACCTGGAAACTAAAATTATAAAAAAAGATATGCATGAGATAAAAGAAAATTATGATGCCTCTATAATAGATATACCTTATGGCCTCTTTAGCCATACTACTGAAAAGGATCAGCAGGATATAATAAATACAGCCAGAAGAATTTCTAAGAGAATGGTTATGGTGTCCTTTGAAATTTTAGATGAAATGGTTTTGAACGCAGGCTTTGAGATAATGGACAGAGGTACTGTCACTAAGGGAACCTTTAAGAGATATATCTTGGTGTGTCAATAA
- a CDS encoding SHOCT domain-containing protein gives MRQLCFEYFNRGGMFGWMGGGLMMLFPILIIVLIFYFFNKNDKNDRNNNIENPTPLDILKKRYARGEITKQEFEDMKKDIQ, from the coding sequence ATGCGACAGTTGTGTTTTGAATACTTTAATAGAGGCGGAATGTTTGGATGGATGGGAGGTGGACTTATGATGCTTTTTCCGATACTAATTATTGTACTGATTTTTTATTTTTTCAACAAGAATGACAAGAATGACAGGAACAACAATATAGAAAATCCAACTCCGTTAGATATACTGAAGAAAAGATATGCAAGAGGAGAGATAACTAAGCAAGAGTTCGAAGATATGAAAAAAGATATACAGTAA
- a CDS encoding YbjQ family protein, translated as MKTIRYIGSMLFVLGLFTSIFAGIPWAVVTAEDPVVPLWLRIAVFSLLGGIFIVLVTVGLSQKKYKAPEKANGSSEHKTKILMSNSVVLPSSEVSEILGLVQGHTVFAIWLGKDLSAIIKLILGGELTEYTDMMGKAREIAAERMLAQAEEIGADAVINIRYMTTSVVGSAAELFAYATAVKLKNIQ; from the coding sequence ATGAAAACAATTCGCTATATCGGTTCTATGTTGTTTGTTTTGGGACTTTTCACCTCTATATTTGCCGGAATTCCTTGGGCTGTAGTTACTGCCGAAGATCCCGTTGTCCCTTTATGGTTAAGGATCGCCGTTTTCTCTCTGTTGGGAGGAATTTTCATAGTCTTAGTGACAGTGGGATTAAGTCAGAAAAAATATAAAGCTCCAGAAAAGGCAAATGGCTCATCTGAACATAAAACTAAAATTCTAATGTCAAACTCGGTTGTGCTCCCTAGTTCTGAAGTATCTGAAATTTTAGGATTAGTTCAGGGACATACAGTATTTGCAATCTGGTTGGGTAAAGACCTTTCTGCTATAATAAAACTCATCCTTGGAGGAGAATTGACTGAATACACTGATATGATGGGAAAAGCACGGGAAATAGCTGCAGAAAGAATGCTTGCACAGGCTGAGGAAATAGGTGCCGATGCTGTCATAAACATCCGCTATATGACAACAAGTGTTGTGGGAAGTGCTGCAGAACTTTTTGCCTATGCTACGGCAGTAAAACTTAAAAACATTCAATAG
- the pcp gene encoding pyroglutamyl-peptidase I translates to MRLLITGFDPFGGEKINPAWEAIKLLPATIESIEVIKLEIPTVFKKSIDVLMSGIEKHKPDAVICVGQAGGRYEISMERVAINLDDARIKDNDGNQPIDEKVYSDGDTAYFSSLPIKAMTEAIKSIGIPAAVSNTAGTFVCNHIMYGLLYHIEKSNVAKKGGFIHVPYIPQQVIDKKNLPSMGLDIISQGLEAAISAIGKNEKDLEISGGLEF, encoded by the coding sequence TTGAGACTTTTAATTACAGGTTTTGATCCTTTTGGAGGAGAGAAAATAAATCCAGCCTGGGAGGCGATCAAGCTTCTTCCAGCTACTATAGAGAGTATAGAGGTTATTAAGCTAGAAATCCCCACAGTTTTTAAAAAATCCATTGATGTTTTAATGTCTGGAATAGAAAAACACAAACCTGATGCAGTTATCTGCGTCGGACAAGCTGGTGGAAGATATGAGATTTCCATGGAAAGAGTTGCCATTAATTTGGATGATGCAAGAATCAAGGATAATGATGGAAATCAGCCTATAGATGAAAAAGTATACTCTGATGGTGACACTGCTTATTTTAGCAGCTTACCTATCAAGGCGATGACAGAGGCCATTAAATCTATTGGCATTCCTGCAGCTGTATCCAATACGGCCGGAACCTTTGTCTGCAACCATATCATGTACGGTCTTCTTTATCACATAGAAAAATCTAATGTGGCTAAAAAAGGTGGCTTTATCCATGTTCCGTATATCCCGCAACAGGTTATAGATAAAAAAAATCTTCCCTCTATGGGATTAGATATTATTTCACAGGGCCTTGAAGCTGCTATTTCTGCAATAGGAAAAAATGAAAAAGACCTTGAAATATCTGGTGGACTTGAATTTTAA
- a CDS encoding DUF979 domain-containing protein: MKNMILEIMYILTGLVAIATGAYALTDKKHKTKIGTGIFWIIFGVIFMAGKNIPSHIVGILIFVMGGLTAFNKVGCGSQELSSEEYREERSHKIGNSIFFPATSIGLIAFAVAQFTDLGGLVGLGLGSIISLIFTLVVTKENPKYIGYESSRMLQQIGSTTILPQLLASLGALFALAGVGTVISEIMSGIIPEGNILAGVTVYCLAMALFTMIMGNAFAAFAVITAGIGIPFVFSQGANPAIAGVLGLTAGYCGTLLTPMAANFNIVPAAIMEMKNKNGVIAAQTPVALVLLFLHIVVMYLWAF, encoded by the coding sequence ATGAAAAATATGATTCTAGAAATAATGTATATTCTCACAGGACTAGTTGCCATTGCCACCGGTGCATATGCACTTACCGATAAAAAACACAAAACTAAAATAGGAACAGGTATCTTTTGGATAATATTTGGTGTTATTTTTATGGCGGGTAAAAACATTCCTTCCCATATTGTGGGTATACTTATTTTTGTTATGGGAGGACTCACAGCCTTTAATAAAGTCGGGTGTGGTTCTCAAGAATTATCTTCTGAAGAGTACAGAGAAGAAAGAAGTCATAAAATTGGTAACTCAATATTTTTCCCGGCTACTTCAATTGGACTTATTGCCTTTGCTGTTGCACAGTTTACAGATTTAGGAGGATTAGTAGGCTTAGGGTTAGGTTCTATTATTTCCTTGATTTTTACTCTTGTTGTTACAAAAGAAAATCCAAAATATATAGGATACGAAAGTTCTAGAATGCTGCAACAGATAGGATCTACGACAATACTTCCACAACTTTTGGCATCATTAGGAGCTCTATTCGCACTTGCTGGTGTCGGAACAGTTATTTCTGAAATCATGAGTGGAATTATTCCAGAAGGTAATATCTTAGCAGGTGTAACAGTATATTGTCTTGCCATGGCACTTTTTACAATGATAATGGGTAACGCCTTTGCGGCCTTTGCTGTAATTACAGCTGGAATCGGAATCCCCTTTGTTTTTTCACAGGGTGCAAATCCTGCAATTGCAGGGGTATTAGGTCTTACCGCAGGTTATTGTGGTACCCTTCTTACACCTATGGCGGCAAATTTCAATATAGTTCCGGCGGCTATCATGGAAATGAAAAACAAAAATGGTGTAATCGCAGCTCAGACACCAGTTGCACTAGTACTACTTTTTCTTCATATTGTTGTTATGTACCTTTGGGCGTTTTAG
- a CDS encoding DUF969 domain-containing protein: MIKLIGILIIVLGFTFRLDTIAVVLVAGVTTGLVSGIDFMTIVSTLGEAFVKTRYMTLFLLTLPVIGILERNGLKERGAHFIKGMNSVTSGRILSFYMLIRTLAAALSVRLGGHVQFIRPLIYPMAQSASENKLSRNLSEKENDKLKGVACAVENYGNFFGQNVFVASGGVLLIVGTLQELGIIVEPYSVSKAAIPMAFISVILSFVQNYWTDMTLSKAHVDTQLEKEVKE, encoded by the coding sequence ATGATCAAGCTTATTGGAATTCTTATCATTGTATTGGGTTTCACATTTAGACTTGACACCATTGCTGTTGTATTAGTTGCAGGTGTCACAACCGGTCTTGTATCTGGTATAGATTTCATGACAATAGTTTCCACTTTGGGAGAGGCTTTTGTGAAAACTAGATATATGACTCTTTTTCTATTAACTTTACCAGTTATAGGGATACTTGAAAGAAACGGACTAAAAGAGAGAGGGGCTCATTTTATCAAAGGAATGAATAGCGTCACCAGCGGAAGAATCTTATCTTTTTACATGCTTATAAGAACTCTTGCTGCTGCTCTGTCTGTTAGACTAGGAGGACATGTCCAATTTATCAGACCTCTTATTTATCCAATGGCACAGAGTGCCTCTGAAAATAAATTGAGCAGAAACCTTTCAGAAAAAGAAAATGACAAACTAAAAGGTGTGGCCTGTGCCGTGGAAAACTACGGTAACTTTTTTGGACAAAATGTTTTTGTGGCATCTGGTGGAGTTCTTCTAATTGTTGGTACACTTCAGGAACTTGGAATAATAGTAGAACCTTACTCAGTTTCTAAGGCTGCTATTCCTATGGCATTTATCTCTGTTATATTATCCTTTGTCCAAAATTACTGGACTGATATGACCCTTTCAAAAGCTCATGTAGATACTCAGTTGGAAAAGGAGGTAAAAGAATGA
- a CDS encoding Crp/Fnr family transcriptional regulator: protein MNTKYTELFDLDKQNNMRKFFLEILGPCGKVEKYPKGAIISRDIEKQLYVVKTGAVNISICDIGGEEQMIYRLYPGEILGEFEIFSEVSQNYTLQFLEESTLWKIEKDKINEILKDKPEYYNYFMHSMSRKYNLSLIQSGFNKFYSSEEKLIEFLLRICKIREPNSTVNIKIEGYTHEDIGKGINVSRIGITNILKKLEERSLVIIKRKLIIVKSVENLAEYRESIRKNR, encoded by the coding sequence ATGAATACAAAATATACAGAATTATTTGATTTAGATAAACAAAATAATATGAGGAAATTTTTTTTAGAAATCTTAGGTCCCTGCGGAAAAGTTGAAAAATACCCAAAAGGAGCTATAATATCTAGAGATATTGAAAAACAGCTGTATGTTGTCAAAACTGGTGCAGTTAATATTTCTATCTGTGATATAGGCGGGGAAGAACAGATGATTTATAGATTATATCCTGGAGAAATTTTAGGAGAATTCGAAATCTTCTCAGAAGTAAGTCAAAATTATACCCTGCAATTTTTAGAAGAGAGTACTCTCTGGAAAATAGAAAAAGATAAAATAAATGAGATCCTCAAAGACAAGCCTGAATATTACAACTATTTTATGCATAGTATGAGCCGAAAATACAATCTTTCTCTCATACAGTCAGGTTTTAATAAATTCTATTCCAGCGAGGAAAAACTTATTGAATTTCTTTTGAGAATATGTAAAATAAGGGAACCAAATTCAACTGTAAATATAAAAATAGAGGGATATACCCATGAAGATATAGGAAAAGGTATAAATGTTTCTAGAATAGGTATAACCAACATTCTCAAAAAACTTGAAGAAAGAAGCTTGGTAATTATAAAAAGAAAACTGATAATTGTAAAATCTGTAGAAAATTTAGCAGAATACAGAGAGAGTATTAGAAAAAATAGATAG
- a CDS encoding amino acid permease, whose amino-acid sequence MFGYINIIQEYNMEDKLKGRYGFSVAFSMVVGVVIGIGIFFKAKPVLMASGLNPKIAVSAWILGGTISILSGLTAAEIGAAVPETGGIIAWIRRVYGDKVAFLVGWAQAIIYSPAIIAVIAYYFAFFTTQFLGVESGLKYMLPLSAGALVLVFAVNTFTQKAGGIIQTLATGAKIIPLAAITIFGFMSNNNTAGIFYSSPEAVSTKPPLLLLGMALVPVMFAFDGWIYVGTISGDLKNVTKDLPKSIIFGLGFITIIYVGLNIGLLKVFSADELVNQGMFGVAQHLFGNYGAKLIFLGIMVSSFGGLNGFSLISTRVPYSLAIEGHFPAKDYFSKVEEKSNQPMRSAGLMFILSLSYLIIMFITGNPDVFGDIPVAIFWLFYSMVFLGVIILRKREPELERPYMVPLYPVVPILAILGGVSIGVYAAISNPKYMLISVIATLSGLLFYKK is encoded by the coding sequence GTGTTTGGCTATATAAACATCATACAAGAATATAATATGGAAGATAAATTAAAGGGAAGGTATGGCTTTTCGGTTGCTTTTTCAATGGTAGTAGGAGTAGTGATAGGTATAGGGATATTTTTCAAGGCAAAACCTGTTCTTATGGCATCGGGGCTCAATCCAAAAATTGCAGTTTCTGCATGGATCTTAGGAGGAACTATCTCTATTCTCTCCGGTCTCACAGCGGCAGAGATAGGAGCGGCAGTTCCCGAGACAGGTGGAATCATAGCCTGGATAAGAAGGGTCTATGGAGATAAGGTGGCATTTCTCGTAGGCTGGGCCCAGGCTATAATATACAGCCCTGCAATAATTGCCGTCATAGCTTATTACTTTGCATTTTTCACCACCCAGTTCCTAGGAGTAGAATCAGGTCTTAAATATATGCTTCCCTTATCAGCAGGAGCACTAGTACTGGTCTTTGCCGTAAATACTTTTACACAAAAAGCAGGTGGAATAATACAGACCCTGGCAACAGGAGCCAAAATAATTCCTCTGGCGGCAATAACCATATTCGGATTCATGTCAAATAACAATACTGCTGGGATTTTTTATTCCTCTCCAGAGGCAGTTTCTACAAAACCACCCCTTCTTCTTCTAGGTATGGCCTTGGTACCTGTGATGTTTGCCTTTGACGGATGGATCTATGTGGGAACAATCTCAGGAGACCTGAAAAATGTAACAAAAGACCTCCCTAAATCTATTATATTCGGTCTTGGATTTATTACCATAATATATGTAGGATTAAACATCGGACTTCTGAAAGTTTTCTCTGCAGATGAACTTGTAAATCAGGGTATGTTTGGAGTAGCTCAGCATCTATTTGGAAATTACGGTGCTAAACTTATATTCCTCGGAATAATGGTCTCATCTTTCGGAGGACTGAATGGTTTCTCTCTTATCTCTACGAGAGTTCCTTACTCTTTGGCTATAGAGGGGCATTTCCCGGCAAAGGATTATTTCTCCAAGGTAGAGGAAAAAAGTAACCAGCCCATGAGATCAGCTGGACTCATGTTTATACTTTCTCTGTCTTATTTGATAATTATGTTTATTACTGGAAACCCTGATGTATTTGGAGATATTCCTGTGGCAATATTCTGGTTGTTCTACTCTATGGTATTTTTAGGGGTAATTATCCTTAGAAAAAGAGAACCTGAATTAGAGAGACCTTATATGGTCCCCCTATACCCTGTGGTTCCCATCTTAGCAATTTTGGGTGGAGTATCTATCGGAGTCTACGCCGCCATAAGCAACCCTAAATATATGCTTATATCTGTAATAGCTACCCTTTCCGGACTGCTGTTCTATAAAAAATAA
- a CDS encoding transposase: MYYVASIMDNHGVIHLEALTFDNNHAGFSKFVDSISEFPKEELLIGLKSTVHYGEVFTQFVFKVAIINPLQTSTIRKAGIRKTKNDKIDSLIISKSLILNGGTLLEERDILTFTLKGLVKTKRNLISQRTRAKIQLVAYIEQLFPELASFFKGNLHIKTVQELLLQYITVKEISDLVDPRLYVM; the protein is encoded by the coding sequence ATGTACTATGTTGCTTCTATTATGGATAATCATGGTGTTATACACCTAGAAGCATTAACCTTTGATAACAATCATGCGGGATTTTCTAAATTCGTAGACTCAATCTCTGAATTTCCCAAAGAAGAGCTACTAATTGGTTTAAAATCTACAGTTCACTATGGAGAAGTCTTTACTCAGTTTGTCTTTAAAGTCGCAATTATAAATCCTTTACAAACGTCAACAATCAGAAAAGCTGGGATTAGAAAAACTAAAAACGATAAGATAGACTCTCTTATTATTTCAAAATCCTTGATTCTAAATGGCGGTACTCTTTTGGAAGAAAGAGATATTCTCACCTTTACTCTCAAGGGCTTAGTTAAAACTAAAAGAAATTTGATTTCACAGCGAACAAGAGCTAAGATCCAATTAGTAGCCTATATAGAGCAACTTTTTCCAGAGTTAGCCAGCTTTTTTAAAGGTAATCTACATATCAAAACAGTTCAGGAGCTGTTATTGCAGTATATAACGGTCAAAGAAATCTCAGACCTCGTTGATCCCCGTTTATATGTTATGTGA